A genomic segment from Glycine soja cultivar W05 chromosome 18, ASM419377v2, whole genome shotgun sequence encodes:
- the LOC114396362 gene encoding heat shock 70 kDa protein 16-like, protein MSVVGFDIGNENCVIAVVRQRGIDVLLNYESKRETPAVVCFGEKQRILGSAGAASAMMHIKSTISQIKRLIGRKFADPDVEKELKMLPVETSEGQDGGILIHLKYMGEIHVFTPVQLLSMLFAHLKTMTEKDLEMPISDCVIGIPSYFTDLQRRAYLDAAKIAGLKPLRLIHDCTATALSYGMYKKDFGSAGPVNVAFIDIGHCDTQVSIASFEFGKMKILSHAFDRSLGGRDFDEVIFCHFAAKFKEEYHIDVYSNTKACFRLRAACEKLKKVLSANLEAPLNIECLMDEKDVKGFITREEFEKLASGLLERVSIPCRRALIDANLTEEKISSVELVGSGSRIPAISTLLTSLFKREPSRQLNASECVARGCALQCAMLSPIYHVREYEVKDVIPFSIGLSSDEGPVAVRSNGVLFPRGQPFPSVKVITFRRSDLFHLEAFYANPDELPPGTSPIISCVTIGPFHGSHGSKIRVKVRVPLDLHGIVSIESATLIKDDLVMAGDYHSNSDAMDIDPISETVTNGFEDNTNKNLESPCSSADGTRKDNRRLNVPVNENVYGGMTKAEILEAHEKELQLAHQDRIVEQTKEKKNSLESYVYDMRSKLFHTYRSFASEQEKDDISRTLQETEEWLYEDGVDETEHAYSSKLEDLKRLVDPIENRYKDDKERVQATRDLSKCILKHRASADSLPTQDKELIINECNKVEQWLEEKIQQQESFPRNTDPILWSSDIKSKTEELNLKCQQILGSKASPSPEDKDKPDTFNDP, encoded by the exons ATGAGTGTGGTGGGGTTTGACATTGGTAATGAGAACTGCGTCATTGCCGTAGTCAGGCAACGAGGCATTGATGTTTTGTTGAATTATGAATCTAAACGCGAAACCCCGGCTGTGGTCTGCTTTGGCGAGAAGCAGCGGATTTTGGGGTCTGCTGGTGCTGCTTCTGCTATGATGCACATCAAGTCCACAATATCTCAAATAAAGAGACTGATAGGAAGGAAGTTTGCGGATCCTGATGTGGAAAAAGAGCTGAAAATGCTCCCTGTTGAAACTTCTGAGGGTCAAGATGGAGGCATTTTGATTCATTTGAAGTACATGGGGGAGATTCATGTATTTACACCTGTTCAATTATTGTCCATGCTCTTTGCTCACTTGAAGACCATGACCGAGAAAGATTTGGAGATGCCCATTTCGGATTGTGTTATCGGGATCCCATCATACTTTACCGACTTGCAGAGACGGGCGTATCTTGATGCAGCGAAAATTGCCGGGTTGAAGCCTTTGAGATTGATCCATGATTGTACTGCAACTGCCCTTAGTTATGGAATGTATAAAAAAGATTTTGGAAGTGCAGGTCCTGTAAATGTTGCATTTATTGATATTGGTCACTGTGATACTCAGGTCTCAATTGCGTCATTTGAGTTTGGGAAAATGAAGATACTTTCACATGCGTTTGACAGGAGCTTAGGGGGGAGGGACTTTGATGAGGttatattttgtcattttgCAGCAAAATTCAAGGAAGAGTACCACATTGACGTGTATTCTAATACCAAGGCATGCTTTAGGCTACGTGCAGCATGtgagaaattgaagaaagtttTGAGTGCAAATCTAGAGGCGCCTCTAAATATCGAGTGTTTGATGGATGAGAAAGATGTCAAGGGATTTATCACAAGGGAAGAATTTGAGAAGCTGGCATCAGGATTACTGGAGAGAGTTTCTATTCCTTGCCGCAGAGCATTAATTGATGCAAACTTGACAGAAGAGAAGATTTCTTCTGTAGAGCTAGTTGGTTCGGGTTCTAGGATTCCAGCAATAAGTACATTACTAACTTCTCTGTTCAAGAGAGAACCCAGCCGACAGCTGAATGCAAGTGAGTGTGTAGCCCGTGGTTGTGCTCTACAGTGTGCAATGCTCAGTCCTATTTACCATGTGAGAGAATACGAG GTCAAGGATGTTATTCCCTTTTCAATTGGACTTTCATCAGATGAAGGTCCAGTTGCTGTGAGATCAAATGGTGTACTTTTCCCAAGAGGCCAACCCTTTCCAAGTGTTAAAGTCATAACCTTTCGGCGAAGTGATTTGTTTCATTTGGAAGCTTTCTATGCTAATCCAGATGAACTACCACCTGGGACATCTCCTATAATTAGTTGTGTCACG ATTGGTCCTTTCCATGGATCCCACGGTAGTAAGATCAGAGTTAAAGTTAGAGTTCCACTTGATCTGCATGGCATTGTCAGTATTGAATCAGCTACA TTGATCAAGGATGATTTGGTTATGGCTGGTGATTATCATTCAAATTCTGATGCAATGGATATTGATCCTATTTCTGAGACAGTTACCAATGGGTTTGAAGATAATACCAATAAGAACTTGGAATCTCCATGTAGTTCT GCTGATGGTACAAGAAAAGATAACAGAAGGCTTAATGTGCCAGTGAATGAGAATGTCTATGGTGGAATGACAAAGGCAGAGATCTTAGAAGCTCATGAAAAAGAACTCCAGTTGGCCCATCAGGACAGAATTGTAGAGCAAAccaaagaaaagaagaacaGCTTGGAGTCTTATGTCTATGATATGAGGAGTAAG CTCTTCCACACATACCGAAGCTTTGCAAGTGAACAAGAGAAGGATGACATATCTAGGACCCTTCAAGAGACTGAGGAATGGCTTTATGAGGATGGTGTTGATGAAACTGAACATGCTTATTCTTCAAAACTGGAAGATCTGAAAAGG CTGGTAGATCCAATTGAGAATCGGTACAAAGATGATAAAGAAAGAGTGCAAGCTACAAGAGATTTATCGAAGTGCATTTTAAAGCATCGTGCTTCTGCAGATTCCCTTCCAACCCAGGATAAAGAACTG ATCATCAATGAGTGCAATAAAGTTGAGCAGTGGTTGGAAGAGAAGATCCAGCAACAAGAATCATTTCCTAGAAATACTGATCCAATATTATGGTCAAGTGATATCAAGAGCAAGACAGAGGAGTTAAACTT AAAATGCCAACAGATATTGGGATCTAAGGCTTCTCCATCTCCAGAAGACAAAGACAAGCCGGATACATTCAATGATCCCTGA